Proteins encoded together in one Gemmatimonadetes bacterium T265 window:
- the aceF gene encoding dihydrolipoyllysine-residue succinyltransferase component of 2-oxoglutarate dehydrogenase complex, with the protein MIAIKVPPLGESIVEATISRWLKGEGDTVSAGETLIELETDKITVEVPALGAGVLTKRLKQEGDVVNVDEQLGEIDDKAAAGATTAQPSAPTPAPATPAAPTPAPPPSPVAAPAAEVRASPAAQRLAAESGLNIGTVPGTGRGGVVSKPDVVHAMAATPAAAPAPAAQPAASPRPAPPPPAPAPAPAPVFAPAAANGNGARETREKMTTRRRRIAENLLASQQQTAHLTTFNEIDMSAVTALRERVRERVEKEQGVRLSFMPFFVKAAVMALQQYPLVNASIDGDSIVYHNYVNMGIAVASDAGLVVPNIKDAQAKGVLDVSRDIVAIAKRARDGKLTMDDLTGGTFTITNGGVFGSLISTPIINYPQVGILGLHKTQDRPVAVGGQVVIRPMMYVALSYDHRLIDGQQAVLFLVRVKELMEDPAAMLIA; encoded by the coding sequence TCGAGCTCGAGACGGACAAGATCACCGTCGAGGTGCCCGCGCTCGGCGCCGGCGTGCTCACGAAGCGGCTGAAGCAGGAAGGCGACGTCGTGAACGTCGACGAGCAGCTGGGCGAGATCGACGATAAGGCCGCGGCGGGCGCCACGACCGCGCAGCCGAGCGCGCCGACTCCCGCGCCGGCCACCCCCGCGGCGCCGACCCCGGCGCCGCCGCCGAGCCCTGTGGCCGCACCCGCCGCGGAGGTCCGCGCGTCGCCCGCCGCGCAGCGCCTCGCGGCCGAGTCGGGGCTGAACATCGGCACCGTCCCCGGCACCGGCCGCGGCGGCGTCGTGAGCAAGCCAGACGTCGTGCACGCGATGGCGGCCACACCCGCCGCCGCGCCGGCGCCCGCCGCGCAACCGGCCGCGTCCCCGCGACCGGCCCCCCCGCCGCCCGCACCGGCCCCCGCGCCCGCGCCGGTGTTCGCCCCCGCCGCGGCGAACGGCAACGGCGCCCGCGAGACGCGCGAGAAGATGACGACGCGCCGGCGCCGCATCGCCGAGAACCTGCTCGCCTCGCAGCAGCAGACCGCGCACCTCACGACGTTCAACGAGATCGACATGAGCGCCGTGACCGCGCTCCGCGAGCGCGTGCGCGAGCGCGTCGAGAAGGAGCAGGGCGTGCGCCTCTCCTTCATGCCGTTCTTCGTCAAGGCCGCGGTGATGGCGCTGCAGCAGTACCCGCTCGTCAACGCGAGCATCGACGGCGACAGCATCGTCTACCACAACTACGTCAACATGGGGATCGCCGTCGCGAGCGACGCCGGCCTCGTGGTGCCCAACATCAAGGACGCGCAGGCCAAGGGCGTCCTCGACGTGAGCCGCGACATCGTCGCGATCGCCAAGCGCGCCCGCGACGGCAAGCTCACGATGGACGACCTCACCGGCGGCACGTTCACGATCACGAACGGCGGCGTCTTCGGCTCGCTCATCTCGACGCCGATCATCAACTACCCACAGGTCGGCATCCTCGGCCTGCACAAGACGCAGGACCGGCCGGTGGCGGTCGGCGGCCAGGTCGTGATCCGCCCGATGATGTACGTCGCGCTCTCCTACGACCACCGGCTCATCGACGGGCAGCAGGCGGTGCTCTTCCTCGTGCGCGTCAAGGAGTTGATGGAAGACCCGGCCGCGATGCTCATCGCGTGA